The following DNA comes from Cellulophaga sp. HaHa_2_95.
TAAACCAAAATGAAATCTCGCAGAACTTTTTTCAGTAGTATTATAGGTGTATCAGCAGTGTCGTTCCTCCCCTTTTCTATTTTCGCCAACATAAAACAGAATGAAAAAACTACAGAAACTATCAAACCTAAGCGCCTTAAAAAAGGAGATACTATAGGTTTAATTGCCCCGGGTTATGCGGTAAAACCTGACGTATTAGAGAAAGCTAAGGAAACTTTAGTTGCCATGGGATTTGTTCCATATCATACGGAGCGCCTACTTTGGAACCACGGTTATTTTAGCAATACCGATACAGAACGCGCTGCTGATGTTAATGAAATGTTTGCCAACCCTAATATAGACGGCATCTTATGCGCTAGAGGTGGCTACGGTTGTACCAGAATCATGCTTCTTTTGAATTATGAGTTAATTAAAAACAATCCAAAGGTACTTGTTGGATTTAGTGATATTACGGCCTTAGCCAATGGCATATATTCAGAGACAGGACTTGTAACTTTTCATGGTCCGGTTGGGAGCACTCTAGATGATGACTATTCTATACAACAACTGGAAAATGTTATTATCTATCCTGAAAATCAGCTACTAATAAAAAATGCTATTCTTGAAGATGATACGCTATTAAACAATCCAGAATTTGATAGGTATACTATTACTCCTGGGAAGTCTACAGGGAAATTGGTGGGTGGAAGTTTAACCCTCATCAATGCGCTAATTGGCACTCCACATGAAATAGATTTTACCAATGCCATTGTTTTTATAGAGGATGTAGAAGAAGCTCCTTACCGCATTGATCGCATGCTCACCCAATTAATACAAGGCGCCACTTTTAAACATGCGGCAGGTATTATGGTGGGTGTTTGTAATGGCTGTGATAAACCGGCGGCTTCAGGAAGCTTTACCCTCAGAGAGGTGATTCTAGACCGACTCAAACCCTTAAACATTCCTGCAGCCTACGGTATGAGTTTTGGGCATGTAAAAAACAACATGACACTCCCTATTGGTATCAAGGCCACTTTTGATGCGGATAAAATGACACTAACACTACAAGAAAAAGCCGTTCTATAGGTTTAAGAATAGGCTTTATCCCAATCTTTAAAAACAACCTCATATCCTTGAGATTGAATCATCGCTTTTATTTCGGCTGTAGAACGCTCGTCAGAAATTTCAAACTGTTCTAAGGATTGCGGTTCTACACTATACCCTCCAGGGTTGGTTTTAGATTCGGCACTGATAGACGTAATACCTAAATGAATAATGTGATCCCTAAATTTTTCACTTTCTCGGGTAGACATAGATAACTCCACATCTTCATCGAGCAAGCGATACGCACAAATTAATTGTACCAAATCTGAATCTGTCATTTCTACTTTAGGAGCTACATCACCTTCAAAAGGGCGTAATCTTGGGAAAGAAATAGAATACTTCGTTTTCCAATAGGTCTTTTGCAAATACCGTAAATGCAAAGCCGTATAAAAACTATCTACGCGCCAATCTTCTAAGCCAAATAAAGCACCTATACCTATTTTATGAATTCCTGCTTTCCCCAATCTATCTGGAGTATCTAAACGGTATTGAAAATTTGATTTTTTCCCTTTCGGGTGATGTACTTTATAGGTAGCTTCGTGATACGTTTCTTGATACACCAAAACAGCATATAAGCCTGCAGCAACTAAGGTTTCATATTCCTCTTGGTCCAGTGGTTGTACCTCCATGCTTATGTTGGAGAAATTGTTTTTTATTAATTCGATAGCATGCTTTATATACGACACTCCTACCGTTTTATTAGCCTCACCAGTAACTAATAAAATATGATCATATCCTAAGCTTTTTATTTTGGATACTTCCTTCAAAATCTCAGCATCAGTCAAGGTTTTCCTAGGAATTTTGTTGGTCATACTAAAGCCGCAATAGGTACAAATATTCTGACATTCATTAGACAGATACATGGGAATATACATTTGCATGGTATTCCCAAAGCGTTTTTTAGTAAGCTGATTGCTGCGCTGTGCCATTTGCTCCAAAAAAGGTTTTGCGGCTGGAGAAATTAAAGCTTTAAAATCTTCCAATCCTATTTTTTCTTTTTGAAGTATTTGAGCAACCTCAGCAGTGGTTACGGCATAGATTTCCTTTTCCAAGGTATCCCAATCATACTTCTCAAATGTGGTTTTAAATGACATAGTGTACTTTTAAATTTCGTTTAGAAAAGAAGTTAAAGGGCTGCTGCCTTCTGCTTGTTCTTTAACAGGTGCTAGTTTGGCTTGATAGGCCATTCTTCCTGCTTCTACAGCCATTTTAAAGGCATGCCCCATGGCTATAGGGTTCTGAGAAACTGCTATTGCTGTATTTACCAATACAGCATCTGCACCGAGCTCCATAGCATAAGCGGCATGAGATGGGGCACCAATACCTGCATCTACAATTACAGGCACATTGCTTTGTTCTATAATGATTTTTAAAAAATCTTCTGTTTTTATGCCCTTATTACTACCAATAGGAGCACCTAATGGCATTACACATTGCACCCCTACATCTTCTAAACGCTTGCATAAAACGGGGTCTGCATGTATGTACGGCATAACTACGAAGCCTAGTTTCACTAATTCTTCGGCAGCTTTTAAGGTTTCTATAGGGTCAGGCAATAAATACCGAGGGTCTGGATGAATTTCTAATTTTATCCAATTAGTATTCAGTGCTTCTCTTGATAATTGCGCTGCAAAGACAGCTTCTTTTGCAGTACGAACTCCAGAGGTATTCGGTAATAAATTAATCCTACTATTTTTTAAATGGCTTAAGATATCATCTGCTTCATCTTCTAAATCTACTCGTTTCAAAGCTACCGTAACCAACTCACTCTCTGAAGCAAGAATAGCTTCTTCCATTACTTGCGCACTAGAAAATTTACCCGTCCCCGTAAATAAACGTGATTTAAACGTTTTATCTGCTATGTTCAATATATCTGCCATATTTATTGATTTAGATTAGGTCTCCACACCTGTTCTTCAATGCTTGTTTTTTCTAACGCTTTCTTAAAAAGATTAATGCTATTAAAATTTTTAGTGATTTCTGAGGCTACTGCTACCCCGTAAATTCCCGTTTCTAGAATTTTAGCAACATCATTTATTACAATACCGCCTACCGCGATCACAGGAATAGTAGTTTGCAGCTGCTTCATAATCGCTGCATAACCTTCAATTCCCAAAATAGGGCTTAGACGCTCTTTTGTCTTTGTAAAATGATAAGGCCCTAAACCTATATAATCTACCTTCTTAATAAGTAGTAGGTTGCAATCACTAATAGTATTTGCGGTACCGCCAATAATCTGCCAGCTTTCTAAATATTTTCTAGCAATAGACGGGCAAGTATCTGTTCTTCCTAAATGAACACCATCTGCTTTTACCTCCTTGGCTATTCTATAGTGATCATTTATTATCAATCTAGTTTGATAGTGATCTGTAATTTCTCGGGCTTCTGTAGCAAATTTCAAAACTTTTTTAGGACTTAAATTTTTCAATCGCAACTGTACCAATGCTGCACCTGCCGTACAGGCACTTTTGATATTATTTAAATGCTCTTGAGGTGTTTCTCCTTGTGATATGTAGTGTAAATTTGGTAATTGCATGGGTATTCTATTTAAATATATTAGTCCGTAGTTTTATTATTTGTTGTAAAAGTGCTGCATGGCTGTAAAAGCTTTTACAGGGGTACCACTATTCCACACGCCCCCTAAAACGCCAATGCCCTGATACCCTAATTCATGTAGTTCTTCTATATTGTTTTCGGTGACACCGCCCATACCAATAATCCGTTTGTCAATATGGGTTACCTTAAAACCTTTGCCTTCGTAACCTTTTTTGGAAATTGAAGAAAAAACGGGACTTAACAAATGATAATCGAACTCAAACTCGCAAGCCTTTATGACGTCTGGGTCATGAAATGAAGAACTGATGGTTTTACCATACATATTAAGCGGTTTAAAATACTGCCCTGGATTATCTATGTGGTCTATTCTTTTTTGTTCCTGAAAATGAATCCCTTTTAAATTATATGCATTTACTAATTCATGAAAATAATGCACAACGATACGGTTATGGTACTTCTCCTCTATCAAATCTAAATAATCACAATGCTCTTGATAATTTTTAGAAGGCTTTCTTAAATGAAAATAGACTAAACCGGCTTCAAAAAGTTCGTGTAAAATTTCAATTTCATTGGCAATATCTTCTTCTGGCGCTATAAGAACTATCATACTTTTTTTGGGTTAGGGATTGCAGTGGCATCCTTTTGCTGTTGGTGTAAATTTATGGCGTAAAACGACATAAACTTATACGAATAGGCAAAAGATATAACGGAAAGCCCGACTACGCCTTTTTCCAAGGCGTAGGAACCTACTGTGTATACTACAAATATACTTCTGAACCTTTATCTTTAAATTCTTTAGACTTCTCCTCCATTCCTTTTTGAATGACTTCATTATCAACAATATCATGCTCCGCGGCAAAATCTCTTACTTCTTGTGATATCTTCATGGAACAAAATTTAGGTCCGCACATAGAACAAAAATGTGCCACTTTTGCCCCATCGGCAGGCAAGGTTTCATCATGATACTCTCGAGCTAATTCCGGATCTAGTCCTAAATTAAACTGATCTTCCCATCTAAATTCAAATCGCGCTTTTGAGAGGGCATTATCTCTATGTTGCGCCCCCGGGTGCCCCTTTGCTAAATCGGCCGCATGGGCTGCTAGCTTGTACGTAATTACTCCTGTTCTCACATCTTGTTTGTTAGGCAACCCTAAGTGTTCTTTTGGTGTTACATAACATAACATAGCACAACCAAACCAACCAATCATAGCGGCACCAATACCAGAGGTAATATGGTCATATCCTGGCGCGATATCTGTTGTTAAAGGTCCTAACGTATAAAAAGGAGCTTCATCACAAAGTTCTATTTGCTTCTCCATATTTTCTTTGATCATATGCATTGGTACGTGACCAGGGCCCTCTATAAAACATTGTACTTCATGCTTACGGGCTATTTTTGTGAGTTCCCCCAATGTTTCTAACTCTGCAAATTGTGCCTCATCATTAGCATCTGCAACAGATCCAGGACGCAAACCATCTCCTAAAGAAAACGCTACGTCGTATTGTTTTAAAATCTCGCAAATATCTTCAAAATGTGTGTACAAGAAACTTTCTTTATGATGTGCTAAACACCATTTTGCCATAATAGAACCTCCACGAGAAACAATACCTGTAACTCGTTTAGCAGTCATAGGTACATAACGCAATAAAACACCTGCATGAATTGTGAAGTAATCTACTCCCTGCTCTGCTTGCTCAATAAGTGTATCTCTAAAAATTTCCCAGGTAAGGTCTTCTGCAACGCCATTTACTTTTTCTAAAGCTTGGTAAATAGGCACAGTCCCAACAGGTACTGGAGAGTTACGAATAATCCACTCTCTCGTTTCATGGAT
Coding sequences within:
- a CDS encoding LD-carboxypeptidase — encoded protein: MKSRRTFFSSIIGVSAVSFLPFSIFANIKQNEKTTETIKPKRLKKGDTIGLIAPGYAVKPDVLEKAKETLVAMGFVPYHTERLLWNHGYFSNTDTERAADVNEMFANPNIDGILCARGGYGCTRIMLLLNYELIKNNPKVLVGFSDITALANGIYSETGLVTFHGPVGSTLDDDYSIQQLENVIIYPENQLLIKNAILEDDTLLNNPEFDRYTITPGKSTGKLVGGSLTLINALIGTPHEIDFTNAIVFIEDVEEAPYRIDRMLTQLIQGATFKHAAGIMVGVCNGCDKPAASGSFTLREVILDRLKPLNIPAAYGMSFGHVKNNMTLPIGIKATFDADKMTLTLQEKAVL
- the thiE gene encoding thiamine phosphate synthase; translation: MQLPNLHYISQGETPQEHLNNIKSACTAGAALVQLRLKNLSPKKVLKFATEAREITDHYQTRLIINDHYRIAKEVKADGVHLGRTDTCPSIARKYLESWQIIGGTANTISDCNLLLIKKVDYIGLGPYHFTKTKERLSPILGIEGYAAIMKQLQTTIPVIAVGGIVINDVAKILETGIYGVAVASEITKNFNSINLFKKALEKTSIEEQVWRPNLNQ
- a CDS encoding thiamine phosphate synthase; this translates as MIVLIAPEEDIANEIEILHELFEAGLVYFHLRKPSKNYQEHCDYLDLIEEKYHNRIVVHYFHELVNAYNLKGIHFQEQKRIDHIDNPGQYFKPLNMYGKTISSSFHDPDVIKACEFEFDYHLLSPVFSSISKKGYEGKGFKVTHIDKRIIGMGGVTENNIEELHELGYQGIGVLGGVWNSGTPVKAFTAMQHFYNK
- the thiC gene encoding phosphomethylpyrimidine synthase ThiC; its protein translation is MKSKDTAPKNEKLSTQPFPNSKKIYVAGKLHPQLKVAMREIALSDTKDSLTGKLTPNEPVTVYDTSGPYTDPTKEINVHKGIDRIREQWILERGDVEQLEGFTSEYCNERLNDKSLDHMRFSLLKKPMRAKEGKNVTQLHYAKKGIITPEMEYIAIRENQRMEEMTEIAKQHKGEHFGAAIPNKITAEFVREEVARGRAVIPSNINHPEAEPMILGRNFLVKINANIGNSAVTSSIEEEVEKAVWACRWGADNIMDLSTGQNIHETREWIIRNSPVPVGTVPIYQALEKVNGVAEDLTWEIFRDTLIEQAEQGVDYFTIHAGVLLRYVPMTAKRVTGIVSRGGSIMAKWCLAHHKESFLYTHFEDICEILKQYDVAFSLGDGLRPGSVADANDEAQFAELETLGELTKIARKHEVQCFIEGPGHVPMHMIKENMEKQIELCDEAPFYTLGPLTTDIAPGYDHITSGIGAAMIGWFGCAMLCYVTPKEHLGLPNKQDVRTGVITYKLAAHAADLAKGHPGAQHRDNALSKARFEFRWEDQFNLGLDPELAREYHDETLPADGAKVAHFCSMCGPKFCSMKISQEVRDFAAEHDIVDNEVIQKGMEEKSKEFKDKGSEVYL
- a CDS encoding thiazole synthase, whose product is MADILNIADKTFKSRLFTGTGKFSSAQVMEEAILASESELVTVALKRVDLEDEADDILSHLKNSRINLLPNTSGVRTAKEAVFAAQLSREALNTNWIKLEIHPDPRYLLPDPIETLKAAEELVKLGFVVMPYIHADPVLCKRLEDVGVQCVMPLGAPIGSNKGIKTEDFLKIIIEQSNVPVIVDAGIGAPSHAAYAMELGADAVLVNTAIAVSQNPIAMGHAFKMAVEAGRMAYQAKLAPVKEQAEGSSPLTSFLNEI
- the thiH gene encoding 2-iminoacetate synthase ThiH is translated as MSFKTTFEKYDWDTLEKEIYAVTTAEVAQILQKEKIGLEDFKALISPAAKPFLEQMAQRSNQLTKKRFGNTMQMYIPMYLSNECQNICTYCGFSMTNKIPRKTLTDAEILKEVSKIKSLGYDHILLVTGEANKTVGVSYIKHAIELIKNNFSNISMEVQPLDQEEYETLVAAGLYAVLVYQETYHEATYKVHHPKGKKSNFQYRLDTPDRLGKAGIHKIGIGALFGLEDWRVDSFYTALHLRYLQKTYWKTKYSISFPRLRPFEGDVAPKVEMTDSDLVQLICAYRLLDEDVELSMSTRESEKFRDHIIHLGITSISAESKTNPGGYSVEPQSLEQFEISDERSTAEIKAMIQSQGYEVVFKDWDKAYS